From Melanotaenia boesemani isolate fMelBoe1 chromosome 12, fMelBoe1.pri, whole genome shotgun sequence, a single genomic window includes:
- the commd6 gene encoding COMM domain-containing protein 6, with protein MPVAEESHGINNVVDNICGLPPDLLTETCQHILTYLQGQRSGVDPAEISQILQRAGVRLDHEALEEIIRFLMVTFRSGGKSNLSADDLVTKLEESSNKWSKASLQVLHRLWSEHGAVVHAQQEARAMLSIGQLVDMEWKLGMSVSSDSCRSLNSPYVTLRLKIVEPSGQICQRSFEMSVPQFQNFHKQFKEIAAVMETL; from the exons GCATTAACAATGTTGTGGACAACATCTGTGGGCTCCCTCCAGATCTGTTAACTGAAACA tGTCAGCATATACTAACTTATCTTCAAGGGCAGAGGAGTGGAGTAGATCCAGCTGAAATCTCTCAA ATATTGCAGAGGGCTGGAGTAAGACTAGATCATGAAGCTCTAGAAGAGATCATTAGATTTCTTATGGTGACTTTCAG GTCAGGTGGGAAGAGCAACCTCTCTGCAGACGATCTTGTGACAAAACTGGAAGAAAGCAGTAACAAGTGGTCTAAAGCTTCCCTTCAGGTGCTGCACAGGTTGTGGAGTGAACACGGTGCAGTTGTCCACGCCCAGCAAGAAGCCCGCGCCATGCTCAGCATCGGGCAG CTGGTGGACATGGAGTGGAAGCTGGGGATGTCGGTGAGCTCGGACAGCTGTCGATCTCTCAACTCACCGTATGTAACTCTACGGCTGAAGATTGTTGAGCCCTCCGGACAGATTTGCCAGAGGTCTTTTGAGATGAGCGTTCCACAGTTCCAG AACTTTCACAAACAGTTCAAGGAAATAGCGGCTGTTATGGAGACTCTATGA